Sequence from the Priestia megaterium genome:
GTTGCTAAATGGCAGCTTATTGGTTTTATTCATGGCGTCATGAATACGGATAATATGACAATTAGTGGAGAAACAATTGATTATGGACCATGTGCATTTATGGATACCTATGATCCAGAAACTGTATTTAGTTCAATTGATGTACAAGGGCGCTATGCATATCAAAATCAACCAGGCATTACAGGGTGGAATCTTGCGAGGTTCGCTGAGGCTTTATTACCGCTATTGGATCAAGATATAGAAAAAGCAGTTGAAATAGCGCAAAGCGCCGTGACGGAATTTCCAAAATTCTATCGGGAAAACTGGCTGGCAGGTATGCAGGCTAAACTTGGGCTTTTTAACGAAGAAAAAGAAGATGAAGCATTATTCCAAGAGCTTCTTACAATAATGAAAACCTATAAAGCTGACTATACAAATACGTTTCGTGCATTAACTTTCGATAAGCTAGGAAATAGTGATCTGTTTGAAAGCAAAGAATTTGCACAGTGGCATGAGTTATGGCAGAAAAGACTAGGTAGACAAAAACAATCTAAAGCGGAGTGGCAAGAGCTTATGAAAAATAACAATCCGGCTGTCATTCCTCGAAATCACCGAGTGGAAGAAGCGTTAGACGCAGCACAAAAAGAAGACTACAGCGTCATGGAAACCCTTCTTGAAGTGCTTTCTAGCCCATATGAATCTCCGGGGAAGCCAGAGTATTGTACACCGTCTGCTCCGTCTAATCAGCCTTATCAAACGTACTGCGGAACTTGATTTGTTTAAATAAGAACTGCTATTTAAAAACAGCATAAATGACATCAAAAAGAGCTCTTTATAAAGAGCTCTTTTTGATTTTCTGAAAAATGTATTATTGATTCATTAAAATGATAGCGTTTTTTTTGTGAAAAGCTACATAAAATTTAACAGTATAAAAGAATCAAAATAAAAAGTAATTATCTGATTCTTTTGTCTCTTATTATTGCCAATAGAAACTATTATATAATAAATTATTCCACTATTTCACAAAAAATACATTAACGATATTTTTTTGCAAATGGCTTACTTTAACAGCTGTAGAAGAGCTTATAAAAAATAGCAGGTTAAATATGATGATGAATTTGCCTATTTAATCAAAAAGTTGAAGGTTTAAGACTTTATAACCAAATTAAAAATATAAGGGGAGAAAAATGAGAAGAGTACTCCATTTTACCTATTTGACTTTTCAATATTATGCAAGTAATCTTGGAAAGGTAATGGAACCGGTTCTGTTATTTCGCCAGATTGATATGACTTCTCGATACATAGAAAATGAATTGCTTGTGAGTGACACAAGACAAGGTATTATACAAAAGGGAGAAAAACAGATGAATATTAAGAAAATCGCAAAGCAAACTACAGCTTTATCTTTTGCTACAGCTCTGTTAGTAGGTGCTGGATCTCAAACATGGGCTGCTGAAAGCAATCATAAAGATACCAATAATAATTATGGAGTTTCCCATATTACGCGTGATAACATGCTGAAAATTCCTCAGCAGCAAAAAAGCGAACAGTTTAAAGTTCCAGCTTTTGATAAATCAACAATCAAAAATATTGCCTCTGCAAAAGGGTATGATAAATCGGGCAATTTAATTGATTTAGACGTATGGGACAGCTGGCCTCTGCAAAATGCTGACGGAACAGTAGCCAACTATCATGGTTACCAAGTTGTATTTGCACTAGCAGGTGATCCGAAAGATGCTGATGATACATCTATTTATGTGTTTTATCAAAAAATCGGTGAAGATTCGATTGACAGTTGGAAAAATGCAGGAAGAGTGTTCAAAGACAGTGACAAATTTGTACCGAATGATCCTCATTTGAAAAAGCAAACACAAGAATGGTCAGGATCTGCTACTTTAACATCAGACGGAAAAATACGCTTATTCTATACTAACTTTTCAGGTACAAACTATGGAAAACAAACCTTAACAACAGCTCAAGTAAATGTATCCCAGCCAAGTGGAGATACGTTAAAAATTGAAGGTGTTGAAGATCATAAATCCATTTTTGATGGTGATGGTAAAAAGTATCAAAATGTTCAGCAGTTTATTGACGAAGGCGCATATGGTTCAGGAGATAATCATACGTTGAGAGATCCTCACTATGTAGAGGATAAAGGGCATAAATACCTTGTGTTTGAAGCAAACACAGGAACTGAAGATGGTTATCAAGGTGAAGATTCCCTTTACAATCGAGCTTACTACGGTGGAAATAATCCATTTTTCCAATCAGAAAAAGAGAAATTACTGCAGAGCTCTAATAAAAAGAAAGCCTCTTTAGCAAACGGTGCATTAGGCATTGTTGAACTAAATAACGATTATACCTTGAAAAAAGTAATGGATCCACTGATTACTTCAAACACGGTGACAGATGAAATTGAACGCGCAAATGTATTTAAAAAAGATGGGAAATGGTACTTATTCACAGATTCTCGCGGATCTAAAATGACTATTGATGGTATCGGCCAAGATGACGTATATATGCTAGGGTACGTATCAAATACGCTGACAGGAAAATACAAACCGCTAAATGATACAGGACTTGTTTTACATATGAACCTCGATCCTAATGACAAAACGTTTACGTATTCACATTTTGCAGTTCCACAAGTGAAAGGAGACAATGTCGTAATTACAAGTTACATGACAAACAGAGGCTTCTATTCAGAGGAACATTCTACTTTTGCTCCTAGCTTCTTGTTAAATATTAAAGGATCAAAAACAGCTGTTGTGAAAAATAGTATTTTACCACAAGGGCAATTAAGTACGGATAAATAATTTTTAAAAACGAAAGAAGATGGCGGTAACTGCTGCTGTTTTCTTTCGTTTTATTATTTAATCAAAAATGTGCTGTAACCGCAGTGCTGATTAAAATAAAAAAGCAGTATATACATTAATAGTTATTTAAAGAAAATGAAACATTCAGACAGACTATAACTTTAAGAATGAAACCGGTTGACATGCAGGATTGACTAACTTAATATATTTACATATAATGGTTTGAAACGTTTTCATAGATTAGTATGACATGAGGGTACTTGTAGATGAAATAACTTGTAGTAGTAGGGAATGATCATTTCTTTGAAAGAGAAAATCCCAATCGTGAACTGAAAATAAAGAAGGTGCTTCTAATGAAACGAATTGATAAGGTATACAATCAGCTGTTGAGTAATTTTCAAGAGTTTACAGAAGTGGAACTTTTACATAAACAAGGAAGCTCAGCGATTGAAATTGCTGAACAGTTAGATTTAGAGAGATCTAATGTAAGCCTTGAACTTAACAAACTTGTCCGCATGCAAAAAGTAATCAAAATTAAAATGTTCCCCGTTCGCTACGTTCCGCTAGAGGTTGTCGAAACAATTTGTCGTCAAAAGTGGGATACGAATAAGATGGAAGTAGAAAAACTAGAGCAGCTATCTAATGGGGGAAAAGAAGAAGCTCTTCCTGCGAATCCTTTTGAATTAATGATTGGAGCTACAGGCAGTTTGAAAAAATCGATTTCTCAAGCAAAAGCTGCTGTTCTTTACCCGCCCAATGGATTACATATGCTGCTATTAGGTCCCACGGGATCAGGAAAATCTCTTTTTGCAAAACGAATCTATCAATTTGCCTTATATTCAGAGAGGCTAAAAACAGATGCCCCGTTCATTACCTTTAACTGCGCTGATTATTACCATAATCCTCAATTACTTCTTTCTCAGTTATTTGGTCATAAGCAAGGGAGTTTCACTGGAGCAACTGAAAGTAAAGTAGGTTTAGTAGAACAAGCAAATGAAGGTATTCTCTTTATGGATGAAGTACACCGGCTTCCTCCCGAAGGCCAAGAAATGCTTTTTTACCTCATTGATCAAGGTACGTACAATCGCCTAGGGGAAACAGATCATAAGCGAACGTCTAAGGTATTAATTATTTGTGCTACAACTGAAAATCCCGGTTCAGCCTTACTGCAAACTTTCTTAAGAAGAATTCCGATGACTATCCATATTCCTTCATTAGAAGAGAGGTCTTTAAAAGAAAAAATTCGCCTCACCACGTTTCTTTTAGAACAAGAAGCTAAACGAATTAATAAAAAGCTAAGTGTCCACATTGATGTATTAAATGCTTTAATCCACACTGAAAAATTCGGGAATGTAGGGCAGTTAAAGTCGAATGTGCAGCTCGTTTGCGCACACGGATTTTTAAATAACCTTGATAGTAAACATATGGTGGAACTTACAGTGCGAGATTTGCCTGATGATATTAAACAAGATTGGATTTCGAATAGTAAAAATATGGAGCGCAGCAAAAAAATTTCTGAATATGTAAACCTTAAAACGATTATCTCCCCGGCTATGGAGAGCCAAGAAATAAAAATGGAGGAAGACGTATCATTTAATTTATATCAGTTAATAGAAGAAAAAGTAGATGTTTTAACAAAAGAAGGTTTATCTCAAGAAGACATCAATCAGTATATTCTTACCGACATTCATTTGAATGTTCGGAGCTTTTTTAATCAGAAAAATGGCCAGAGCTCTAATTTAATGAAATTCGTAGAAGACGATGTGATTCAGCTTACAAAAGAATTAAAACATTTGGCTGAAAAAGAATTGAACTGTAAATTTGATCGCAGGTTTATTCATTTTTTAAGTATGCATATGGAATCCTTTTTAAAGCGAAAAAAACAAGTAGACGTATTAAATACAAAGGAGATAGATGAAATTCGCGAAACATATCCAAAAGAATATGCGGTAGCACTGCTTTTTAAAAATCGAATTGAAAAGTGGTTTAACATTATCGTGCCAGAAATAGAAGTCATTTATCTCACAATGGTTATTCAATCGATTCGAACGTTAGAAGAAAATAAACGAGTAGGGATTGTAGTTGCTGCGCATGGAAACAGCACGGCAACTTCTATGGTTGAAGTTGCTACGGAGCTTTTAGGAAGCACTCCTATTATAGCAATTGATGTGCCTTTGACGGTATCTCCGGTTGAAATTGTAGACAGGTTAATCCAAGGAATTAAGAAAGTAGATGAAGGAGAAGGCGTATTAATGCTTGTGGACATGGGTTCGCTTGCCATGTTAGAAAGCAAGTTGGAACAAAAAACAGGGACTAAAATTAAAACGATCAGCAATGTGACGACGTCTATGGTGTTAGACACCGTTAGAAAAGTAAATTATTTAGATTTAAATTTATATGCCATATTTGATTCGGTGCAAAAAGATTTTATGGAATTTATAGATAAGCAGCAGCACGTGTTTGGAAAAAAGAAAGCACTTGTTTCTATTTGTACAACAGGAAGCGGTACAGCAAAGCAATTAGAAAAAATCTTAACGATTATTTCACGCAAAGTATCTCAAGAACCTATTAAAATTCTAACCGTTTCTTCTATTAAATTAGCAGCAAACATTCGAGAAATTCAAAAAGAATATGAAATTGTTGCAACGGCAGGTACTAAAAATCCAAAGATTGATGCGCCTCATGTATCACTAGAAGTCCTCATTGAAGGGCAGGGAGAGCGAATACTTCAACAGGCAATTACAAAAGAAACGATACGCTATGATGACGAGAAAACCGAAGCGAATATTGTGGTGCGTGAACTTTGCGAGGAAAACTTGCGAAAGTACCTTCTATTTATTAATCCGTACCTCATAAGTGAAATTCTGTTAGAGTGGCTAAGTCACGTACAAGATGAGTTAGAAATGGAATTAAGCAACACCGTTATGATTCGAATTGTGATGCATACAGCCTTTGCTTTAGAAAGAATGATAAAAAATGAACCTCTTACTTTTCCAGAGGATGAAGAAATCACTCATCAATTAGAAAATATTTATCATAAAACGGAAAAAACATTACAAGTCGTCGAAAAAAAGCTGAAACTTACCTTAACAAGAGATGAAAAATTATTTATTGCCACTATTTTTGCGGATGAAATGTAAAAATCATATTATAACCCTAAGAAACTAGTTTGATTTATATGCCACTAGTTTCTTTTTTTATCCCACTTTTTAAATAACAGAAAAACCTGTATTAAAACGCATGACGTTTTGATACAGGTTTGTTTATTTTAAGAAACCTGTATCAACAACAAAGAAAAAGGTATTGAAAAATAAATGAAAGCGCTTAATACTCTTTGTTGGCACGATACTTGCAATAAATAAGTATAGAACGTAAAAGAGAGGAGCAAGTGTACATGATTTCAGTCATTATTAGTGGACATGGTGATTTCGCGCCAGCGTTAGAGGGGTCTTCCAAAATGATATTTGGTGAAGAGAATCACGTAGTAGCCGTACCTTTTCTAAAAGGAGAGGGTATCCAAACCCTTGAAGAAAAATATAAGCAGGCACTAGAGGAAATGCCCTTAGAAAATGAAGTGCTTTTTCTAGTCGATATTTTCGGAGGTACACCCTACAATGCGGCTACTCCATATATCCTTAAAAATAAAACAGCGGATATGGTATCCGGAGTTAACTTGCCTATGCTATTAGAAGTGTTAGCCATGAGGGAACACGTTACATTAAAAGAGATGCTAGGAAGATTAAAGCAAGTGAATGAAGAAAGTTTTCAAGTGTGCAGTGAACATTTGGAGAAAATCCAGCAAGCAAACCAAATCGGAGAGGATGGATTATTATGAAAATCGTTTTAGCAAGAATTGATGACCGCTTTATTCACGGGCAGGTATTAACAAGATGGATCAAAACAAATGCAGCAGATCGAATTATCATTGTTTCAGATGAGGTGGCAGCGGATGAAATGCGAAAAACGCTTATTCTTTCTGTGGCTCCTTCGAATGTAAAAGCGAGCGCTGTCTCGATTTCTAAAATGACAAAAGCATTTCACAGCCTTCGTTATCAGGATACAACAGCCATGCTGCTGTTTGAAAACCCCACAGATATTGTCGCTCTTGTTCAAGCGGGCGTACCTATTGAGACAGTAAACGTAGGGGGCATGCGTTTTGCTAATGACCGAAAACAAATCACTAAATCTGTAAGCGTTACCGAAAAAGATATCGATGCTTTTGAGAAACTGCAGGAACTAGGCGTAAAGCTTGAGCTGCGCCAATTACCTTCAGATTCTAGTGAAAATTTTATTCAACTACTGAGAAACGAAACAAAAATCAAATAAGGAGATGAGTTTATGTCTTCCATACAAATTATTTTATTATTAGTCATTGCAGCGGTAACTGGCATCGCAAGCGTGTTGGACGAAGGGCAATCCCATCGTCCTCTCATTGCCTGCACGTTAGTAGGCTTGGTGCTTGGAGATTTAAAAACCGGCATTATTTTAGGTGGAACACTGGAATTAATGGCTCTTGGATGGATGAATGTTGGATTGGCGATGGCACCTGATACGGCTATTGCTTCTGTTATTTCAACTATTTTAGTTATCACAGCTGGTCAGGGTATTGGTGAAGGCATTGCGGTAGCCATAGCTTTAGCAGCTGCAGGGCAAGTACTCACCATTTTTGTTCGTACCATCACAGTATTTTTAATTCATCGAGCTGATAAGTACGCGGAAGAAGGAAACTTTAAAGGAATTGAAATTATGCATATTACTGCTATGGGTTTTCAGGCTCTCCGCGTTATGATTCCAACTTTAATTGTTACATTAATCAGCGTAAGCGCCGTGCAAACTTTCCTCGGAAATATTCCGGAAGTTATTACAAAAGGCCTGCAAATTGGAGGAGGCATTATCGTG
This genomic interval carries:
- a CDS encoding protein adenylyltransferase SelO encodes the protein MTNQKETGWNLRNSYAELPNIFFTPLDPNPVSSPKIVKFNDSLAASLGLQKEQLQSQEGVSILGGNSVPKGAFPLAQAYAGHQFGHFNMLGDGRAMLIGEQVTPSGEKVDLQLKGSGRTSYSRGGDGRAALGPMLREYIISEAMHALGIPTTRSLAVVTTGESIVREKELPGAILTRVASSHLRFGTFQFAAKWGTVENLQALADYTLERHFSHIEKNEKKYLSLLQEVIKRHATLVAKWQLIGFIHGVMNTDNMTISGETIDYGPCAFMDTYDPETVFSSIDVQGRYAYQNQPGITGWNLARFAEALLPLLDQDIEKAVEIAQSAVTEFPKFYRENWLAGMQAKLGLFNEEKEDEALFQELLTIMKTYKADYTNTFRALTFDKLGNSDLFESKEFAQWHELWQKRLGRQKQSKAEWQELMKNNNPAVIPRNHRVEEALDAAQKEDYSVMETLLEVLSSPYESPGKPEYCTPSAPSNQPYQTYCGT
- a CDS encoding glycoside hydrolase family 68 protein — translated: MNIKKIAKQTTALSFATALLVGAGSQTWAAESNHKDTNNNYGVSHITRDNMLKIPQQQKSEQFKVPAFDKSTIKNIASAKGYDKSGNLIDLDVWDSWPLQNADGTVANYHGYQVVFALAGDPKDADDTSIYVFYQKIGEDSIDSWKNAGRVFKDSDKFVPNDPHLKKQTQEWSGSATLTSDGKIRLFYTNFSGTNYGKQTLTTAQVNVSQPSGDTLKIEGVEDHKSIFDGDGKKYQNVQQFIDEGAYGSGDNHTLRDPHYVEDKGHKYLVFEANTGTEDGYQGEDSLYNRAYYGGNNPFFQSEKEKLLQSSNKKKASLANGALGIVELNNDYTLKKVMDPLITSNTVTDEIERANVFKKDGKWYLFTDSRGSKMTIDGIGQDDVYMLGYVSNTLTGKYKPLNDTGLVLHMNLDPNDKTFTYSHFAVPQVKGDNVVITSYMTNRGFYSEEHSTFAPSFLLNIKGSKTAVVKNSILPQGQLSTDK
- a CDS encoding sigma 54-interacting transcriptional regulator; this encodes MKRIDKVYNQLLSNFQEFTEVELLHKQGSSAIEIAEQLDLERSNVSLELNKLVRMQKVIKIKMFPVRYVPLEVVETICRQKWDTNKMEVEKLEQLSNGGKEEALPANPFELMIGATGSLKKSISQAKAAVLYPPNGLHMLLLGPTGSGKSLFAKRIYQFALYSERLKTDAPFITFNCADYYHNPQLLLSQLFGHKQGSFTGATESKVGLVEQANEGILFMDEVHRLPPEGQEMLFYLIDQGTYNRLGETDHKRTSKVLIICATTENPGSALLQTFLRRIPMTIHIPSLEERSLKEKIRLTTFLLEQEAKRINKKLSVHIDVLNALIHTEKFGNVGQLKSNVQLVCAHGFLNNLDSKHMVELTVRDLPDDIKQDWISNSKNMERSKKISEYVNLKTIISPAMESQEIKMEEDVSFNLYQLIEEKVDVLTKEGLSQEDINQYILTDIHLNVRSFFNQKNGQSSNLMKFVEDDVIQLTKELKHLAEKELNCKFDRRFIHFLSMHMESFLKRKKQVDVLNTKEIDEIRETYPKEYAVALLFKNRIEKWFNIIVPEIEVIYLTMVIQSIRTLEENKRVGIVVAAHGNSTATSMVEVATELLGSTPIIAIDVPLTVSPVEIVDRLIQGIKKVDEGEGVLMLVDMGSLAMLESKLEQKTGTKIKTISNVTTSMVLDTVRKVNYLDLNLYAIFDSVQKDFMEFIDKQQHVFGKKKALVSICTTGSGTAKQLEKILTIISRKVSQEPIKILTVSSIKLAANIREIQKEYEIVATAGTKNPKIDAPHVSLEVLIEGQGERILQQAITKETIRYDDEKTEANIVVRELCEENLRKYLLFINPYLISEILLEWLSHVQDELEMELSNTVMIRIVMHTAFALERMIKNEPLTFPEDEEITHQLENIYHKTEKTLQVVEKKLKLTLTRDEKLFIATIFADEM
- a CDS encoding mannose/fructose/sorbose PTS transporter subunit IIA; the encoded protein is MISVIISGHGDFAPALEGSSKMIFGEENHVVAVPFLKGEGIQTLEEKYKQALEEMPLENEVLFLVDIFGGTPYNAATPYILKNKTADMVSGVNLPMLLEVLAMREHVTLKEMLGRLKQVNEESFQVCSEHLEKIQQANQIGEDGLL
- a CDS encoding PTS system mannose/fructose/N-acetylgalactosamine-transporter subunit IIB is translated as MKIVLARIDDRFIHGQVLTRWIKTNAADRIIIVSDEVAADEMRKTLILSVAPSNVKASAVSISKMTKAFHSLRYQDTTAMLLFENPTDIVALVQAGVPIETVNVGGMRFANDRKQITKSVSVTEKDIDAFEKLQELGVKLELRQLPSDSSENFIQLLRNETKIK
- a CDS encoding PTS mannose/fructose/sorbose transporter subunit IIC, which encodes MSSIQIILLLVIAAVTGIASVLDEGQSHRPLIACTLVGLVLGDLKTGIILGGTLELMALGWMNVGLAMAPDTAIASVISTILVITAGQGIGEGIAVAIALAAAGQVLTIFVRTITVFLIHRADKYAEEGNFKGIEIMHITAMGFQALRVMIPTLIVTLISVSAVQTFLGNIPEVITKGLQIGGGIIVVVGYAMVINMMNIPHLKPFFYIGFLLAAFTGFNLVGFGALGLCLALLYQQVMQQRNQMQPAGVPAATGSEQVYDDDDDDLDA